A window of Dromiciops gliroides isolate mDroGli1 chromosome X, mDroGli1.pri, whole genome shotgun sequence contains these coding sequences:
- the LOC122734043 gene encoding diphosphoinositol polyphosphate phosphohydrolase 3-beta-like gives MKLKPDQTRTYDLEGFKQRAACLCFRGEREDEVLLVSSSGHPDQWIVPGGGMEPEEEPGAAAVREVYEEAGVRGKLGRLLGLFENLERKHRTHVYVLAVTEILEDWEDSVNIGRKRQWFKVEDAIKVLQGHKPVQAEYLEKWKSAGSPSCSSPAGGDPPAAAGPEGPDGDATAGQPAAEPAAGSGR, from the coding sequence ATGAAGCTGAAGCCCGACCAGACCCGAACCTACGACCTGGAGGGCTTCAAGCAGCGGGCGGCGTGCCTGTGCTTCCGCGGCGAGCGGGAGGACGAGGTGCTGCTGGTGAGCAGCAGCGGCCACCCCGACCAGTGGATCGTGCCCGGCGGGGGCATGGAGCCCGAGGAGGAGCCGGGCGCCGCGGCGGTGCGAGAGGTCTACGAGGAGGCCGGGGTCCGAGGCAAGCTGGGCCGCCTGCTGGGCCTGTTCGAGAACCTGGAGCGCAAGCACCGCACCCACGTCTACGTGCTGGCCGTCACCGAAATCCTGGAGGACTGGGAAGACTCGGTGAACATCGGCCGCAAGCGCCAGTGGTTCAAGGTGGAGGATGCCATCAAGGTGCTGCAGGGCCACAAGCCCGTGCAGGCCGAGTACCTGGAGAAGTGGAAGTCGGCTGGTTCCCCGAGCTGCAGCAGCCCCGCCGGAGGGGACCCGCCGGCCGCGGCCGGCCCCGAGGGCCCCGACGGCGACGCCACCGCTGGGCAGCCGGCGGCCGAGCCCGCCGCGGGCTCCGGCAGATAA